One genomic segment of Pseudomonas chlororaphis subsp. aurantiaca includes these proteins:
- a CDS encoding YcgN family cysteine cluster protein, whose amino-acid sequence MAAKVEPFWIRKTLEQLDQEEWESLCDGCGLCCLQKLEDEEDNSVYYTRIACKLLDLKTCQCSDYANRRASVPDCIQLTPGKADEFKWLPPTCGYRLVSEGKDLPLWHHLVCGDRDAVHHERISQSGRMLAEGSVAEEDWEDHLIFRAG is encoded by the coding sequence ATGGCCGCCAAAGTTGAACCCTTCTGGATCCGCAAAACCCTCGAACAACTCGATCAGGAGGAGTGGGAGTCGTTGTGCGATGGTTGTGGCCTGTGCTGCCTGCAGAAGCTCGAGGATGAAGAAGACAACAGCGTCTACTACACCCGTATCGCCTGCAAACTGCTGGACCTGAAGACCTGCCAGTGCAGCGACTACGCCAACCGCCGCGCCTCGGTGCCGGACTGTATCCAGCTCACCCCTGGCAAGGCCGATGAGTTCAAATGGCTGCCGCCGACCTGCGGTTATCGCCTGGTCAGCGAAGGCAAGGACCTGCCGCTCTGGCACCATCTGGTGTGCGGTGACCGCGACGCGGTGCACCACGAGCGTATTTCCCAATCCGGACGCATGCTCGCCGAAGGCAGCGTGGCCGAAGAGGACTGGGAAGACCATCTGATTTTCCGCGCCGGCTGA